Proteins from a single region of Streptomyces vinaceus:
- a CDS encoding amino acid ABC transporter permease, translated as MTAHALHGDTESTALYDLPGPRARRRHFLYGIASTAVILALLAWILYLLFDTDQFTAAKWNPFTYKGIQELLLKGLGNTLKAFLYASVFSLVLGAVLATGRLSVHRPVHWAATLCVEFFRAMPVLVMIFFIFVALKVQPLPALVAGLTLYNGSVLAEVFRTGINSVDRGQREVAYALGMRKTQVMTFVLAPQAVRAMLPAIISQLVVALKDTSLGYLITYEEFLHAGKLIASNLDYDLPFIPVVMIISPIYIGMCMLLSWFAGWVARFERRSPKTEAVAVVEPDPGTVLPGDPR; from the coding sequence ATGACCGCGCACGCGCTCCACGGGGACACGGAGTCCACCGCCCTCTACGACCTGCCCGGCCCGCGGGCCCGGCGCCGCCACTTCCTCTACGGGATCGCCTCCACGGCGGTCATCCTCGCCCTGCTCGCCTGGATCCTCTACCTGCTCTTCGACACCGACCAGTTCACCGCCGCCAAGTGGAATCCCTTCACGTACAAGGGCATCCAGGAACTGCTCCTCAAGGGGCTGGGCAACACCCTCAAGGCCTTCCTGTACGCCTCGGTGTTCTCGCTCGTCCTCGGCGCGGTGCTCGCGACCGGGCGGCTCTCGGTGCACCGGCCGGTGCACTGGGCGGCCACGCTGTGCGTGGAGTTCTTCCGGGCCATGCCGGTGCTGGTGATGATCTTCTTCATCTTCGTCGCCCTGAAGGTCCAGCCGCTGCCGGCGCTGGTGGCGGGGCTGACCCTCTACAACGGCTCGGTGCTCGCCGAGGTCTTCCGTACCGGCATCAACTCCGTCGACCGGGGACAGCGCGAGGTGGCGTACGCGCTCGGCATGCGCAAGACCCAGGTCATGACCTTCGTCCTGGCCCCGCAGGCGGTCCGGGCGATGCTGCCCGCCATCATCAGCCAGCTCGTGGTGGCCCTGAAGGACACCTCGCTCGGCTACCTGATCACCTACGAGGAGTTCCTGCACGCGGGCAAGCTGATCGCCTCCAACCTCGACTACGACCTGCCGTTCATCCCCGTCGTCATGATCATCTCCCCGATCTACATCGGGATGTGCATGCTGCTCTCCTGGTTCGCCGGATGGGTGGCCCGGTTCGAGCGGCGCAGCCCGAAGACCGAGGCGGTCGCCGTCGTCGAACCCGACCCCGGAACGGTGCTGCCGGGCGACCCGCGGTAG
- a CDS encoding amino acid ABC transporter permease — translation MYVLTQNFALYWKGFVGTVELTVYASVLALVLGFVMASFRVAPVGSFRVFGTVWVTVLRNTPLTLLFFAVLLGLPRFGLVLPFQVFAVLALGCYTSAFICEALRSGINTVPKGQGEASRSLGMSFTQTLRSVILPQAFRSVIPPIGSTLIALAKNSAIAGAFSVTELLGTYKTLSELGYNIIWTFVWIAVGYLIITLSISALFNVLEKRWGIAR, via the coding sequence ATGTACGTGCTCACGCAGAACTTCGCGCTCTACTGGAAGGGCTTTGTCGGAACCGTCGAGCTCACGGTCTACGCCTCGGTCCTCGCCCTGGTCCTCGGTTTCGTGATGGCCTCCTTCCGCGTCGCGCCCGTCGGCTCCTTCCGGGTCTTCGGCACGGTCTGGGTCACCGTGCTGCGCAACACCCCGCTCACGCTGCTCTTCTTCGCCGTGCTGCTGGGGCTGCCGCGCTTCGGTCTGGTCCTGCCCTTCCAGGTCTTCGCGGTCCTCGCCCTGGGCTGCTACACCTCGGCCTTCATCTGCGAGGCCCTGCGCTCGGGCATCAACACCGTGCCCAAGGGCCAGGGCGAGGCCTCGCGCAGCCTGGGCATGAGCTTCACCCAGACCCTGCGCTCGGTGATCCTGCCGCAGGCCTTCCGCTCCGTCATCCCGCCCATCGGCTCCACGCTGATCGCCCTCGCCAAGAACTCGGCGATCGCCGGCGCCTTCAGCGTCACCGAACTGCTGGGCACGTACAAGACCCTCAGCGAGCTGGGCTACAACATCATCTGGACCTTCGTCTGGATCGCCGTCGGCTACCTGATCATCACCTTGTCCATCAGCGCGCTCTTCAACGTGCTGGAGAAGCGCTGGGGGATCGCCCGATGA
- a CDS encoding glutamate ABC transporter substrate-binding protein, translating to MKRTRGARPRSRLRLRLLPFLLLALLALLAGCGKEGSPPVKGPQPEDLPVYKVATGFQLPQSPTWERARKRGNLVVGVKEDQPYLGEKDPASGRYSGFDVEIAKMMAASLGFDPKTTEFKTIASANRETALQNGQIDYYVGTYTINDNRKKQVGFAGPYFMAGQSLLVRKDEKDIKGPGDLAGKKVCSAAGSTPYQRLAREYPKAVLVAYDTYSACVDNLLTYQVDAVSTDDSILLGYAAKVPEELKVVGAPFSKEPYGIGVPRGDNALRFALDDALEEQERNGNWKKAYEATLGLSGVPAPQPPAIDRYPAS from the coding sequence ATGAAGCGCACCCGCGGCGCGCGCCCGCGCAGCCGTCTCCGTCTCCGTCTCCTGCCGTTCCTGCTCCTCGCCCTGCTGGCCCTCCTCGCCGGCTGCGGCAAGGAGGGCAGCCCTCCGGTCAAGGGCCCGCAGCCCGAGGACCTGCCCGTCTACAAGGTCGCGACCGGCTTCCAGCTGCCGCAGTCCCCCACCTGGGAGCGGGCCAGGAAGCGCGGCAACCTGGTGGTCGGGGTCAAGGAGGACCAGCCGTACCTGGGGGAGAAGGACCCCGCGAGCGGGCGCTACTCCGGTTTCGACGTCGAGATCGCCAAGATGATGGCCGCCTCGCTCGGCTTCGACCCCAAGACGACCGAGTTCAAGACGATCGCCTCCGCCAACCGCGAGACGGCCCTCCAGAACGGCCAGATCGACTACTACGTCGGCACCTACACGATCAACGACAACCGCAAGAAGCAGGTCGGCTTCGCCGGCCCGTACTTCATGGCCGGCCAGTCCCTCCTCGTCCGCAAGGACGAGAAGGACATCAAGGGGCCGGGCGACCTCGCCGGCAAGAAGGTCTGCTCCGCCGCCGGATCCACCCCCTACCAGCGGCTGGCGCGCGAGTACCCGAAGGCCGTCCTCGTCGCCTACGACACCTACTCGGCCTGCGTGGACAACCTGCTGACCTACCAGGTCGACGCCGTCTCGACCGACGACTCCATCCTCCTCGGCTACGCGGCCAAGGTCCCCGAGGAGCTGAAGGTCGTGGGCGCGCCCTTCTCGAAGGAGCCCTACGGCATCGGCGTCCCGCGCGGCGACAACGCCCTGCGCTTCGCCCTCGACGACGCCCTGGAGGAGCAGGAGAGGAACGGGAACTGGAAGAAGGCCTACGAGGCCACGCTCGGCCTGTCCGGCGTCCCCGCCCCGCAACCGCCCGCCATCGACCGCTACCCGGCGAGCTGA
- a CDS encoding amino acid ABC transporter ATP-binding protein, with translation MAVDPLIELRDVNKHYGALHVLQDINLTVGRGEVVVIIGPSGSGKSTLCRTINRLETIESGTIRLDGKPLPDEGKELAALRADVGMVFQSFNLFAHKTVLANVSLAQVKVRKRKKDEADKRSRELLGRVGLADQAPKYPAQLSGGQQQRVAIARALAMNPKALLFDEPTSALDPEMINEVLEVMRQLAADGMTMVVVTHEMGFARSAANRVVFMADGRIVEDRTPEEFFTAPESERARDFLSKILKH, from the coding sequence ATGGCCGTCGATCCGTTGATCGAGCTGCGGGACGTCAACAAGCACTACGGGGCGTTGCACGTGCTCCAGGACATCAACCTCACCGTCGGCCGCGGGGAGGTGGTGGTGATCATCGGCCCGTCGGGCTCCGGGAAGTCGACCCTGTGCCGGACCATCAACCGCCTGGAGACCATCGAGTCGGGCACGATCCGGCTCGACGGCAAGCCGCTGCCCGACGAGGGGAAGGAGCTGGCGGCCCTGCGCGCCGACGTGGGCATGGTCTTCCAGTCCTTCAACCTCTTCGCGCACAAGACCGTCCTCGCCAACGTCTCGCTCGCCCAGGTCAAGGTCAGGAAGCGCAAGAAGGACGAGGCGGACAAGCGCTCCCGGGAGCTGCTCGGCCGCGTCGGCCTCGCCGACCAGGCTCCGAAGTACCCCGCCCAGCTCTCCGGCGGCCAGCAGCAGCGCGTCGCCATCGCCCGGGCCCTGGCGATGAACCCCAAGGCGCTGCTCTTCGACGAGCCCACCTCCGCCCTCGACCCGGAGATGATCAACGAGGTGCTGGAGGTCATGCGCCAACTCGCCGCCGACGGCATGACCATGGTCGTGGTCACCCACGAGATGGGCTTCGCCCGTTCCGCCGCCAACCGCGTCGTGTTCATGGCCGACGGCAGGATCGTCGAGGACCGCACGCCGGAGGAGTTCTTCACCGCCCCGGAGAGCGAGCGGGCCAGGGACTTCCTCTCCAAGATCCTCAAGCACTGA
- a CDS encoding DUF6278 family protein has protein sequence MNIPFLDHWLNRHETERGAGLAAALADDPEGVNELFSECEVLRVHARAAGLELDESPASLEALDQLMPRWRRDPEVVPWLGNDAGFYLGTVIIRTKLGSAWQVWPNGQPVIRLASGRELNVVESGVSWAMTGSPELSQAYAEASEG, from the coding sequence ATGAACATCCCCTTCCTGGACCACTGGCTGAACCGGCACGAAACGGAACGGGGTGCGGGGCTCGCGGCCGCCCTCGCGGACGACCCCGAGGGCGTCAACGAGTTGTTCTCGGAGTGCGAGGTGCTGCGCGTCCACGCGCGCGCGGCCGGGCTGGAACTCGACGAGAGTCCGGCCTCGTTGGAGGCCCTCGACCAGCTGATGCCCCGCTGGCGGCGGGACCCCGAGGTCGTGCCCTGGCTCGGCAACGACGCGGGCTTCTACCTCGGCACGGTGATCATCCGGACCAAGCTGGGCTCCGCCTGGCAGGTCTGGCCCAACGGCCAGCCGGTGATCCGCCTGGCCTCGGGCCGCGAGCTGAACGTGGTGGAGTCGGGGGTGTCCTGGGCGATGACCGGCTCCCCGGAGCTCTCCCAGGCGTACGCCGAAGCCTCCGAAGGCTGA
- a CDS encoding exodeoxyribonuclease III: protein MRIATFNVNSITARLPRLLAWLESSGTDVVCVQETKCSEAQFPYEQLRELGYEAAVNATGRWNGVALISKVGLEDVVRGLPGGPEYEGVEEPRAISATCGGVRLWSVYVPNGREVEHDHYGYKLDWFRALTAAVAEDAAGPRPFAVLGDYNVAPTDEDVYDPAVFAGLTHVTPAERAALEALRGAGLSDVVPRPLKYDRPYTYWDYRQLAFPKNRGMRIDLVYGNEPFAKAVTDAYVDREERKGKGASDHAPVVVDLALDA, encoded by the coding sequence ATGCGTATCGCCACGTTCAACGTCAACTCGATCACCGCCCGGCTGCCCCGGCTGCTGGCCTGGCTGGAGAGCTCCGGCACCGATGTCGTGTGCGTCCAGGAGACCAAGTGCTCCGAGGCGCAGTTCCCGTACGAGCAGCTGCGCGAGCTGGGCTACGAGGCGGCCGTCAACGCCACCGGCAGGTGGAACGGGGTGGCCCTGATCTCCAAGGTCGGCCTGGAGGACGTGGTCCGGGGCCTGCCCGGCGGCCCCGAGTACGAGGGCGTCGAGGAGCCCCGGGCGATCTCCGCCACCTGCGGCGGGGTCCGCCTGTGGTCGGTGTACGTGCCGAACGGGCGGGAGGTCGAGCACGACCACTACGGCTACAAGCTGGACTGGTTCCGGGCGCTGACCGCCGCCGTCGCCGAAGACGCGGCCGGCCCGCGCCCGTTCGCGGTCCTCGGCGACTACAACGTGGCCCCGACCGACGAGGACGTGTACGACCCGGCGGTCTTCGCGGGCCTGACCCATGTGACCCCCGCCGAGCGCGCCGCCCTGGAGGCGCTGCGCGGCGCCGGGCTCTCCGACGTGGTGCCGCGCCCCCTCAAGTACGACCGGCCGTACACGTACTGGGACTATCGTCAGCTCGCCTTCCCCAAGAACCGGGGCATGCGCATCGACCTGGTCTACGGGAACGAGCCCTTCGCGAAGGCCGTCACCGATGCGTACGTCGACCGTGAGGAGCGCAAGGGCAAGGGTGCCTCGGACCACGCCCCGGTGGTCGTCGACCTCGCGCTGGACGCCTAG
- a CDS encoding MBL fold metallo-hydrolase: protein MKLTKRLHSCVQLEKDGRVLVIDPGAFSEPDAGLGADALLVTHEHPDHFEEGRLRAALDANPAAALWTLRSVAERLAPAYPGRVHTVGHGDAFSAAGFEVQVHGELHAVIHPDIPRVTNVGYLVEGSLFHPGDALTVPEVPVDTLMLPVHAPWNKVAEVIDYLREVKPRRAIDIHDAYLSDIARPIYDGALAALGGTDHGRLAAGEAAQL from the coding sequence ATGAAGCTCACCAAGCGGCTGCACTCCTGTGTCCAACTGGAGAAGGACGGGCGCGTGCTCGTCATCGACCCGGGCGCCTTCAGCGAGCCCGACGCCGGGCTCGGGGCGGACGCCCTGCTCGTCACGCACGAGCACCCCGACCACTTCGAGGAGGGCCGGCTGCGCGCGGCCCTCGACGCCAACCCGGCGGCCGCGCTCTGGACGCTGCGCAGCGTCGCGGAGCGGCTGGCCCCCGCCTATCCGGGCCGGGTGCACACCGTCGGCCACGGGGACGCCTTCAGCGCCGCCGGCTTCGAGGTCCAGGTCCACGGAGAGCTGCACGCGGTGATCCACCCGGACATCCCGCGGGTCACCAATGTCGGCTACCTCGTGGAGGGTTCGCTCTTCCACCCGGGAGACGCGCTGACGGTGCCCGAGGTGCCCGTGGACACCTTGATGCTCCCGGTGCACGCGCCCTGGAACAAGGTCGCCGAGGTGATCGACTACCTGCGCGAGGTCAAGCCGCGCCGGGCCATCGACATCCACGACGCCTACCTCTCGGACATCGCCCGGCCGATCTACGACGGCGCCCTGGCGGCCCTGGGCGGCACCGACCACGGGCGCCTCGCCGCCGGCGAGGCCGCCCAGCTGTGA
- a CDS encoding ATP-binding cassette domain-containing protein has translation MGPQAGGGEVTTDKTAALVKLTDVSKYYGNIRALQGVSLEVHAGEITCVLGDNGAGKSTLIKIIAGLHRHDAGSFEIEGEETVLANPRAALDHGIATVYQDLAVVPLMPVWRNFFLGSEPTKGRGPLRRLDVEFMRKTTRAELLRMGIDLRDVDQPIGTLSGGERQCVAIARAVYFGAKVLVLDEPTAALGVKQSGVVLKYVAAARDAGLGVVLITHNPHHAHLVGDRFVLLKRGTMAGSHTRDSITLDELTRQMAGGSELDELSHELERVAESGPDHPSGAADTASGTTAP, from the coding sequence ATGGGTCCGCAAGCGGGCGGAGGCGAAGTGACCACCGACAAGACCGCAGCCCTGGTGAAGCTGACCGACGTCAGCAAGTACTACGGCAACATCCGCGCGCTCCAGGGGGTCTCCCTGGAGGTGCACGCCGGCGAGATCACCTGCGTGCTGGGCGACAACGGAGCCGGCAAGTCCACCCTCATCAAGATCATCGCGGGCCTGCACCGGCACGACGCCGGCAGCTTCGAGATCGAGGGCGAGGAGACCGTGCTCGCCAACCCGCGCGCCGCCCTCGACCACGGCATCGCCACCGTCTACCAGGACCTGGCGGTCGTCCCCCTCATGCCCGTCTGGCGGAACTTCTTCCTCGGCTCCGAGCCCACCAAGGGCCGCGGCCCCCTGCGCCGCCTCGACGTGGAGTTCATGCGGAAGACCACGCGGGCCGAGCTGCTGCGCATGGGCATCGACCTGCGCGACGTCGACCAGCCGATCGGCACCCTGTCGGGCGGCGAGCGGCAGTGCGTGGCCATCGCCCGCGCCGTCTACTTCGGGGCCAAGGTCCTCGTCCTCGACGAGCCGACCGCCGCCCTCGGCGTCAAACAGTCCGGCGTGGTCCTCAAGTACGTCGCCGCGGCCCGTGACGCCGGCCTCGGCGTGGTCCTGATCACCCACAACCCGCACCACGCCCACCTGGTCGGCGACCGGTTCGTCCTGCTCAAGCGCGGCACAATGGCCGGCAGCCACACCCGCGACTCGATCACCCTGGACGAGCTCACCCGGCAGATGGCGGGCGGCTCCGAGCTGGACGAGCTGAGCCACGAACTGGAGCGGGTGGCAGAATCGGGACCGGACCATCCGTCCGGAGCAGCAGACACCGCGTCCGGCACCACCGCACCCTGA
- a CDS encoding ABC transporter permease → MSTATAVDERLAPTSLVRKLLGRPELGAVVGAAAVFVFFSFAAPSFLQASSLSTILYSASTIGIMACPVALLMIGGEFDLSAGVMVTTSALVSSMFSYQMTANVWVGVGVSLLVTLAIGFFNGFMLTRTKLPSFIITLGTFLMLTGLNLGFTKLISGSVSTKTIADMEGFSSARALFASQWNVGSVTLKVTILWWLALVAVATWILLRTRAGNWIFAVGGGADAARATGVPVVKTRIGLYMGVALCAWISGQHILFSFDVVQSGEGVGNEFLYIIAAVIGGCLMTGGYGSAIGSAVGAFIFGMTSNGIVYAQWNPDWFKFFLGAMLLLATLLNAWVRKRAEAK, encoded by the coding sequence ATGAGCACGGCCACGGCCGTCGACGAACGGCTCGCCCCCACCTCCCTGGTCCGCAAACTGCTCGGCCGCCCCGAGCTCGGCGCGGTCGTCGGCGCGGCCGCCGTCTTCGTCTTCTTCTCCTTCGCGGCGCCGAGCTTCCTGCAGGCCTCCAGCCTCAGCACGATCCTGTACTCGGCCTCCACCATCGGGATCATGGCCTGCCCGGTGGCCCTGCTGATGATCGGCGGCGAGTTCGACCTCTCCGCCGGCGTCATGGTCACCACCTCGGCGCTGGTCAGCTCGATGTTCAGCTACCAGATGACCGCCAACGTGTGGGTGGGCGTCGGGGTGTCCCTGCTGGTCACCCTGGCCATCGGCTTCTTCAACGGGTTCATGCTGACCCGTACCAAGCTGCCCAGCTTCATCATCACGCTCGGCACCTTCCTGATGCTGACGGGCCTGAACCTCGGCTTCACCAAGCTGATCAGCGGCTCCGTCTCGACGAAGACCATCGCCGACATGGAGGGCTTCTCCTCCGCCCGCGCGCTCTTCGCCTCGCAGTGGAACGTCGGCTCCGTCACGCTCAAGGTCACCATCCTGTGGTGGCTGGCCCTGGTGGCCGTCGCCACCTGGATCCTGCTGCGCACCCGCGCCGGCAACTGGATCTTCGCGGTCGGCGGCGGGGCGGACGCGGCACGCGCGACCGGCGTCCCCGTGGTCAAGACCCGGATCGGCCTCTACATGGGCGTCGCCCTGTGCGCCTGGATCTCCGGCCAGCACATCCTCTTCTCGTTCGACGTGGTCCAGTCGGGCGAGGGCGTCGGCAACGAGTTCCTCTACATCATCGCGGCCGTCATCGGCGGCTGCCTGATGACCGGCGGCTACGGCTCCGCGATCGGCTCGGCCGTCGGAGCCTTCATCTTCGGCATGACCAGCAACGGCATCGTGTACGCCCAGTGGAACCCGGACTGGTTCAAGTTCTTCCTCGGCGCGATGCTCCTGCTGGCGACACTGCTCAACGCATGGGTCCGCAAGCGGGCGGAGGCGAAGTGA
- a CDS encoding sugar ABC transporter substrate-binding protein, whose translation MGAVLAAVLGASLVGCSSTGGKRAEERAKAAQAGRPAVSTPRWTFAMVTHAGDGDTFWDIVQKGAKEAAAKDNINFVYAHDDQAQQQAQFVQNAIDQKVDGIVVSLAKPEALKDVIAKAVKAGIPVITVNSGSAQSAEYGALTHIGQDEQIAGEAVGSELTKRGKKKAVCVLHEQGNVGHEQRCAGAKKTFGGVMENLYVEGTNMPSVQAAIQAKLQADPSVDAIVTLGAPFAPTAVKAKDAAGSKAEVDTFDLNESVARDLKSGALGFAVDQQPYLQGYEAIDLLWLYRYNADVLGGGRPVLTGPQIVTADEAGKLEEFIKRGSR comes from the coding sequence GTGGGCGCCGTGCTCGCGGCGGTACTGGGAGCCTCCCTCGTGGGCTGCAGCAGCACGGGCGGCAAGCGCGCCGAGGAGCGGGCGAAGGCGGCCCAGGCGGGCCGGCCCGCCGTGTCCACCCCGCGCTGGACCTTCGCGATGGTCACGCACGCGGGCGACGGCGACACCTTCTGGGACATCGTCCAGAAGGGCGCCAAGGAGGCCGCGGCCAAGGACAACATCAACTTCGTCTACGCCCACGACGACCAGGCCCAGCAGCAGGCCCAGTTCGTGCAGAACGCCATCGACCAGAAGGTCGACGGGATCGTGGTGAGCCTGGCCAAGCCCGAGGCGCTCAAGGACGTCATCGCCAAGGCGGTCAAGGCCGGCATCCCGGTGATCACGGTCAACTCCGGATCCGCCCAGTCCGCCGAGTACGGGGCCCTCACCCACATCGGCCAGGACGAGCAGATCGCCGGCGAGGCGGTCGGCAGCGAGCTGACCAAGCGCGGGAAGAAGAAGGCGGTCTGCGTCCTGCACGAGCAGGGCAACGTCGGCCACGAGCAGCGCTGCGCCGGGGCGAAGAAGACCTTCGGCGGGGTCATGGAGAACCTGTACGTCGAGGGCACCAACATGCCCTCCGTCCAGGCGGCCATCCAGGCGAAGCTCCAGGCCGATCCGTCCGTCGACGCGATCGTCACCCTCGGCGCCCCCTTCGCCCCGACGGCGGTCAAGGCGAAGGACGCGGCCGGCAGCAAGGCCGAGGTCGACACCTTCGACCTCAACGAGTCCGTCGCCCGCGACCTCAAGTCCGGCGCCCTCGGCTTCGCCGTCGACCAGCAGCCCTACCTCCAGGGCTACGAGGCCATCGACCTGCTCTGGCTGTACCGCTACAACGCGGACGTGCTCGGCGGCGGCCGCCCGGTGCTCACCGGACCGCAGATCGTCACGGCCGACGAGGCAGGCAAGCTGGAGGAGTTCATCAAGCGGGGCAGCCGATGA
- a CDS encoding Gfo/Idh/MocA family protein translates to MRIGVIGTGRIGSFHAAALARHPDAGSLLLADADPARAARLADRLGATAAPTVEQVFTWGVDALVVACATDGHAELVLRAVRGGLPVFCEKPLATDLARTLAVLREVTAADAVLQLGFMRRFDAGCRTARELVRSGALGRLHTVRTMTADPAPPPAAYLATSGGLYRDCLVHDFDMVRWVTGHEVVEVYATGSDAGPPVFRELGDVDTASAVLTLDDGTLATCTGTRCNGAGYDVRMELAGELDQVSSGLDDRTPIASTEPHGPPPASKPWAGFLERFGPAYEAELAAFVRLVRGEGPNPCDGREALAALRIAEACEVSRRERRTVRMTELPDL, encoded by the coding sequence ATGCGCATCGGGGTGATCGGAACGGGCCGGATCGGCTCCTTCCACGCGGCGGCGCTGGCCCGCCACCCGGACGCCGGCTCGCTGCTGCTCGCCGACGCCGATCCCGCGCGGGCGGCGCGCCTCGCCGACCGGCTGGGCGCCACCGCGGCGCCGACGGTGGAGCAGGTCTTCACCTGGGGCGTGGACGCCCTGGTCGTGGCCTGCGCCACCGACGGGCACGCCGAGCTGGTCCTGCGCGCCGTCCGCGGCGGGCTGCCGGTCTTCTGCGAGAAGCCCCTGGCCACCGATCTGGCCCGCACGCTGGCCGTGCTGCGCGAGGTGACCGCCGCGGACGCGGTGCTCCAGCTGGGCTTCATGCGCCGCTTCGACGCGGGCTGCCGCACCGCGCGGGAGCTGGTGCGCTCCGGGGCCCTGGGCCGGCTGCACACCGTACGGACGATGACCGCCGATCCGGCCCCGCCGCCCGCCGCGTACCTGGCGACGTCCGGGGGCCTGTACCGGGACTGCCTGGTGCACGACTTCGACATGGTCCGCTGGGTGACCGGGCACGAGGTGGTCGAGGTGTACGCGACGGGCTCCGACGCGGGTCCGCCCGTCTTCCGGGAGCTCGGCGACGTGGACACCGCCTCGGCCGTCCTCACCCTGGACGACGGGACCCTGGCGACCTGTACGGGCACCCGGTGCAACGGCGCCGGGTACGACGTGCGGATGGAGCTGGCCGGGGAGCTCGACCAGGTCTCCTCCGGGCTGGACGACCGTACGCCGATCGCCTCGACCGAACCGCACGGCCCGCCCCCGGCGAGCAAGCCCTGGGCGGGGTTCCTGGAGCGCTTCGGTCCCGCGTACGAGGCGGAGCTGGCCGCCTTCGTCCGGCTGGTGCGCGGTGAGGGACCCAACCCGTGCGACGGCCGGGAGGCGCTGGCCGCGCTGCGGATCGCGGAGGCGTGCGAGGTGTCGCGGCGGGAGCGGCGTACGGTCCGGATGACGGAGCTCCCGGACCTGTGA
- a CDS encoding dihydrofolate reductase family protein, whose protein sequence is MGKLTLTTFVTLDGVMQAPGGPDEDPAGGFEYGGWLTPFHDEGVHAFTTELFDRAGAFLLGRRTYDIFAGYWPKRTEPTDPIASRLNGLPKYVASTTLRNPAWAGTTVIDGEQLQSEIVRIKDGLEEHRELQVHGSGQLAQWLLARDLVDELNLEVYPVALGAGRRLFPTGGLPTAYELVASRTTPNGAAILTYRPTGRATFAAFG, encoded by the coding sequence ATGGGCAAGCTGACCCTGACCACCTTCGTGACCCTCGACGGCGTGATGCAGGCCCCCGGCGGGCCCGACGAGGACCCCGCCGGCGGGTTCGAGTACGGCGGCTGGCTGACCCCGTTCCACGACGAGGGCGTCCACGCGTTCACCACCGAGCTGTTCGACCGGGCCGGGGCCTTCCTGCTCGGGCGCCGCACGTACGACATCTTCGCCGGCTACTGGCCGAAGAGGACCGAGCCCACCGACCCGATCGCGAGCCGGCTCAACGGCCTGCCGAAGTACGTGGCCTCGACCACGCTCAGGAACCCCGCCTGGGCGGGGACCACCGTCATCGACGGGGAGCAGTTGCAGAGCGAGATCGTGCGGATCAAGGACGGGCTGGAGGAGCACCGGGAGCTCCAGGTGCACGGCAGCGGGCAGTTGGCCCAGTGGCTGCTCGCGCGGGACCTCGTGGACGAGCTGAACCTGGAGGTGTACCCCGTCGCCCTGGGCGCCGGGCGGCGGCTGTTCCCGACGGGCGGGCTGCCGACGGCCTACGAGCTGGTCGCCTCGCGCACGACGCCGAACGGGGCCGCCATCCTCACCTACCGCCCGACCGGCCGCGCCACCTTCGCCGCCTTCGGCTGA
- a CDS encoding 3-oxoacyl-ACP reductase family protein — MSTHDAVVALVTGGSRGIGAATALRLAQDGADVALTYASGERDAAEVVGAIEALGRRALAVRADVGDPAQAVAAVEETVRGLGRIDALVNNAGIGVLGPLEALTLADVDRVLAVNVRGVFLTTQAAAARMGSGGRIVTIGSCMAARVPGPGGTLYAMSKAALTGLNKALARELGERGITANLVHPGPVDTDMNPADGPYAAAQSALTALGRFGTTREVAGLVSFLAGPDATYVTGAEFAVDGGHAA; from the coding sequence ATGAGCACCCACGACGCGGTGGTGGCCCTGGTGACCGGCGGCAGCCGGGGCATCGGGGCGGCCACGGCCCTGCGGCTGGCGCAGGACGGCGCCGATGTCGCGCTCACGTACGCCAGCGGCGAGCGGGACGCTGCCGAGGTCGTCGGCGCGATCGAGGCGCTCGGCCGGCGGGCCCTGGCCGTACGGGCCGACGTGGGCGACCCGGCGCAGGCGGTCGCCGCCGTGGAGGAGACCGTACGGGGCCTGGGGCGGATCGACGCCCTCGTGAACAACGCGGGGATCGGCGTACTCGGCCCCCTGGAGGCCCTCACCCTGGCCGATGTGGACCGGGTGCTGGCGGTCAACGTGCGCGGGGTGTTCCTGACCACCCAGGCCGCGGCGGCGCGGATGGGCTCCGGCGGCCGGATCGTCACGATCGGCAGCTGCATGGCCGCGCGGGTCCCCGGCCCCGGCGGCACCCTGTACGCGATGAGCAAGGCCGCGCTGACCGGCCTGAACAAGGCGCTGGCGCGGGAGCTCGGCGAGCGCGGCATCACCGCGAACCTCGTGCACCCGGGCCCGGTGGACACCGACATGAACCCGGCGGACGGCCCGTACGCCGCCGCCCAGAGCGCGCTGACGGCCCTCGGGCGCTTCGGCACCACGCGGGAGGTGGCGGGTCTGGTGTCCTTCCTCGCGGGACCGGACGCCACCTATGTGACGGGCGCCGAGTTCGCGGTGGACGGCGGCCACGCGGCGTAG